Sequence from the Thermodesulfobacteriota bacterium genome:
GGGGGGGTGGGGGGGGTGGGTACGCCCGTTACAGTCGTCGATAGTGACGCTAAAAGGCTCAAGGCCATGAAGGGGGCGTTCGGCAAGAGCGGGGTCTTTAAGTTCCGCAAAACCCTGCGGACCTCGACCGGCGGCGCGGTGGTACTCGTCTCTTCAGTGCTTAAGAAGAAGCTGCCGCGCGGGCTACCTGAAAAGACGCTCATCCTGAGGCCCCCGGAGTTCGTCGTGGGCCTCGGCTGCGAGAGGGGCGTTAGCGCGAAGGCAATCGAGACGGCCTGTAAGAAGGCGCTAAAGGCCGCAGAGGTATCCCCTCTCTCCGTAAGGAACTTCGCCACGATAGACATAAAGAGGGACGAGCGGGGCCTTATCGCCTTCGCGAAGAGGGAGGGTAAGCCGGTCGATTTTTTTTCGAAGGCGAAGCTCAAGCGGATAAAGAAACTCCCGTCCGGTCCGTCCCGCATGGTAATGGAGAAGGTCGGGGTGGGCGGGGTATGCGAGCCAGCGGCACTCCTCTCGGCCGGAACTGAAAAACTATGGGTAAAGAAGATAAAAGCAGGGAAGGTCACGGCGGCTGTGGCAAGGGCGCCCTTTACGTCGTAGGCATCGGGCCGGGCGGGCTCGGGCACCTGACGGAGAGGGCAAGGGAGGTGCTCGCCTCGGCGGAGTGGGTCGTCGGCTATGCGCGTTACCTGGAGCTCGTCTCCCCGCTTACCCGGGGCAAGGAGACGTTCTCCACCGGCATGACCGGCGAGGTGGAGAGGTGCCGGAAGGCGATAGAGCTCGCCTCTTCGGGCAGGAGCGTGGCCGTGGTATCTTCCGGTGACGCGGGCATATATGGCATGGCCGGACTTTTGCTGGAGCTTATGGGAGACGGAGAAGTTCCGTTCGGGGTGGAGGTCGTTCCGGGTGTACCGGCATTCGCGGCGGCGGCCGCGGTGTTGGGTGCTCCGCTCATGCACGACTTCGCCTCCGTCTCGCTCTCGGACCTCCTGACGCCGTGGGAGACGATAGAGCGGCGGGTCGAGGCGGCCGCGAGCGGAGACTTCGTGATAGTACTCTATAACCCGAAGAGTAAAAAGAGGACCGCCCAACTGCCCGGTGCGGTCGATATTATACGCAGGTACAGGGAGCCGTCGACCCCGGTGGGTGTGGTAAGGAACGCATCGAGAGATGACGAAGAGGTAAGGGTTACGACCCTCGGGGGGGTCGAGAGCTTTTATGATACGGTGGATATGTCGACGCTTCTGGTTATAGGCAACTCGACCACCTATACGGCGGCGGGCAGGATGGTTACGCCGAGGGGTTACGGGGTCGGAAAGTAAAGGCGCCCCCCCTTTTTCGCTAACCCTCCTCCGCTTTTTTCCTTTGGTAGGCTTCCAGGAGTGCTTCGTCGATACGCGTGAACTTTATCCCCATGCCGCCCTTAAGGGTACGTATCAGGTTCGGCGATACCTTCTTGGCCCATATGACGACCCCCTCGCACGCGTAGATGTCGTCGTCGACTTCGATATTAAGGTACAGTTTCGTGCCCGGACTGTAGACCTGGACGGTCTTTATGCAGAGCCCGGTCTCCGAGAGGTCCGTCGTGTAGGAGGTCTTCTCCGGCGGCCTCTCCGGGCCGTACATTACGACGTATCGGAGCGGCACCCTGTCGTTTACCCTGTTATTACTCATCAGCTTATCCCATAACCCGAAAGAGAGCGGTTACTTGCCGAGCGCCTGCTTCAG
This genomic interval carries:
- a CDS encoding cobalamin biosynthesis protein, which gives rise to GGVGGVGTPVTVVDSDAKRLKAMKGAFGKSGVFKFRKTLRTSTGGAVVLVSSVLKKKLPRGLPEKTLILRPPEFVVGLGCERGVSAKAIETACKKALKAAEVSPLSVRNFATIDIKRDERGLIAFAKREGKPVDFFSKAKLKRIKKLPSGPSRMVMEKVGVGGVCEPAALLSAGTEKLWVKKIKAGKVTAAVARAPFTS
- the cobJ gene encoding precorrin-3B C(17)-methyltransferase, which codes for MGKEDKSREGHGGCGKGALYVVGIGPGGLGHLTERAREVLASAEWVVGYARYLELVSPLTRGKETFSTGMTGEVERCRKAIELASSGRSVAVVSSGDAGIYGMAGLLLELMGDGEVPFGVEVVPGVPAFAAAAAVLGAPLMHDFASVSLSDLLTPWETIERRVEAAASGDFVIVLYNPKSKKRTAQLPGAVDIIRRYREPSTPVGVVRNASRDDEEVRVTTLGGVESFYDTVDMSTLLVIGNSTTYTAAGRMVTPRGYGVGK
- a CDS encoding PilZ domain-containing protein; its protein translation is MSNNRVNDRVPLRYVVMYGPERPPEKTSYTTDLSETGLCIKTVQVYSPGTKLYLNIEVDDDIYACEGVVIWAKKVSPNLIRTLKGGMGIKFTRIDEALLEAYQRKKAEEG